The proteins below are encoded in one region of Leptospira terpstrae serovar Hualin str. LT 11-33 = ATCC 700639:
- the aroA gene encoding 3-phosphoshikimate 1-carboxyvinyltransferase has translation MLQPQIKLSAKKEIYVPGDKSISHRSVLFSALSQGKSEIHGFLEGEDPLHTLHCFGSLGLSVESIGKGSYSVQSPGKNNLKSPVGDLDFGNAGTGIRLSAGLLAGLPQISATLTGDASLCKRPMARIMNPLREMGADIVSVEGNDRAPLRVTGKQLTTYSYTSPIASAQIKSALVLAALASEISIDYKESEVSRDHTENMIRFLGGNITHHSPVHFSVKPPYHFTGAKFVIPGDISSAAFYIVFGLCAGGSEPLLIRNIGLNPSRVGILTVLKNMGGHIEVTAKRQECGEEIGDLLVYPSKLKRSVITEDLIPSIIDEIPILTIAGLFSEGGFQISHAEELRAKESDRIQSMVTNLERLGVKVNESKDGYEFGEVKDIQTCAIETFMDHRIAMSFAILSKLSNVELTFDDTSWVDTSFPGFFDILKSF, from the coding sequence ATGTTGCAGCCCCAAATCAAATTAAGTGCCAAAAAAGAAATTTATGTCCCTGGAGATAAGTCGATCTCGCATAGATCTGTTCTCTTTAGTGCACTCTCCCAAGGAAAATCGGAAATTCATGGTTTTTTAGAAGGAGAAGATCCTCTTCATACCTTACATTGTTTTGGAAGCTTAGGGCTTTCGGTGGAATCCATAGGAAAAGGAAGTTATTCCGTACAAAGCCCAGGAAAAAATAACTTAAAATCTCCTGTTGGTGATTTGGATTTTGGAAATGCAGGGACGGGGATCCGTCTTTCTGCAGGTCTACTGGCAGGGCTTCCACAAATTTCGGCCACTCTAACGGGAGATGCCTCTCTTTGCAAACGTCCGATGGCAAGGATCATGAACCCACTGCGGGAAATGGGTGCTGACATTGTTTCTGTAGAAGGAAATGATAGGGCTCCCCTTCGTGTGACAGGAAAACAATTAACAACTTATTCTTATACAAGTCCTATTGCTTCGGCACAAATCAAAAGTGCTTTGGTACTTGCGGCCTTGGCTTCTGAAATTTCTATCGATTACAAAGAGTCAGAAGTTTCGAGAGATCATACAGAAAATATGATTCGGTTTTTGGGTGGAAATATCACACACCATTCGCCAGTACATTTTTCTGTTAAACCACCATATCATTTTACAGGTGCTAAATTTGTTATTCCTGGTGATATCTCCAGTGCTGCCTTTTATATTGTATTTGGTCTTTGTGCGGGGGGAAGTGAACCTCTCCTCATACGCAATATTGGCCTCAATCCTTCTCGAGTGGGAATTTTAACTGTCTTAAAAAACATGGGGGGACATATTGAAGTCACCGCCAAACGACAGGAATGTGGTGAAGAGATTGGCGATTTACTAGTATATCCATCAAAACTAAAACGGTCTGTGATCACCGAAGATCTCATCCCCTCAATCATTGATGAAATTCCTATTTTAACTATTGCTGGCCTTTTTTCGGAGGGCGGATTTCAAATCTCTCATGCAGAAGAACTCCGCGCTAAAGAATCTGACCGAATCCAGTCCATGGTTACCAATTTGGAAAGACTTGGAGTGAAGGTAAACGAATCGAAAGATGGATATGAATTCGGGGAAGTGAAAGACATTCAAACTTGTGCCATAGAAACTTTTATGGACCACAGGATTGCAATGAGTTTTGCCATTCTCTCTAAACTTTCGAACGTTGAACTAACGTTTGATGATACGAGTTGGGTGGACACAAGTTTCCCTGGGTTCTTCGATATTCTAAAATCATTTTAA
- a CDS encoding cyclic nucleotide-binding domain-containing protein, whose amino-acid sequence MPLDTSKNNQKIPVNPGEVLFIGGKASTSMNILHEGSVRVETTLGDISIVLYSLEGANLTPGIFALLEGTPYPYTIRAKTSCVVSTYVMNQANAKKTLTSKVSVGVMAVRTLLKEIGELYKRVLSIKGLASKFEQTMDNLGAVYYILNPSIFSDVTPGSLITRDENIIDPVMKLIRNNLAGFQEHGGMLPDKPTVNFLEEDHGEFFERNYSEAVEWNDAEFHFIRKILSVNPKISQALFEADPTLLQSAAESYVKTYRELFELLSKETYELSEMMNTMFTGENALIEKFNLTLDLFNTGYSTIPSTVLLPVTEWALKKSKSLLDEYKQIFGSPYSGVGNSLDKLETKQTELTAKYGHELSAQKNKDEMASQGSETIRAGIDTKALKVELMNSASQILNYSQADPDSVKEFSTLMVKLKSFKNPLDPEPDNRKIRRTIAKTYWEVYKKSFSKWLQSGKQAPKAVELMLRYGYFDESLLDEGHIVELVSRLHQGGGNPTAPIHYGTDWLEKIYSREVPTSVDELGQTFFEKLKMDLKDSGIKSEKDIPPDYDTGDARLGSEISSMYEPNVRLTSGNIASHFPILTKYHITIPLEKCFVSKDDVEKALQYILGVDYTAFNREVIYRNEELGIKSEFVQRSIIPDFILVPSIGPKIMMWQDLSIFRGAGSKESRGRICIPHFVTGDLKTFMLEAIAAFRWELCKNILGPDWNNVGIPSITADYTDYVQFFKKSKDLSPELKEKISSEFKRFRTDRDKFAYDYSMWIRYEAEGVQRVNRVVRSIFYRHIPFHKNIREKVSTQPAYAELHNRFKNVRTRQHKEFENKYKKYMDASGNLPKELYENLTFYEV is encoded by the coding sequence ATGCCTCTAGATACCAGTAAAAATAACCAAAAGATCCCAGTCAATCCAGGTGAAGTCCTTTTCATCGGGGGCAAAGCCTCGACTTCCATGAACATCCTACATGAAGGATCGGTTCGAGTGGAAACCACTCTCGGAGATATAAGCATTGTTCTCTATAGTTTAGAAGGTGCAAACCTAACACCAGGTATCTTTGCTCTTCTAGAAGGAACTCCTTATCCTTATACCATTCGCGCCAAAACATCTTGTGTTGTATCCACTTACGTGATGAACCAAGCCAATGCAAAAAAAACTCTCACTTCCAAAGTTTCAGTGGGTGTGATGGCCGTTCGAACCTTACTGAAAGAAATTGGCGAACTCTACAAACGTGTCCTTTCCATCAAAGGACTGGCATCCAAATTCGAACAAACCATGGACAACTTAGGTGCCGTGTATTATATCCTAAATCCCTCCATCTTTTCTGATGTCACTCCTGGGTCTCTCATCACAAGAGATGAAAACATCATTGACCCAGTGATGAAACTCATCCGAAACAACTTGGCTGGGTTCCAAGAACATGGGGGAATGCTTCCCGACAAACCCACTGTGAATTTTTTAGAAGAAGATCATGGTGAATTTTTTGAGCGTAACTATAGCGAAGCTGTGGAATGGAACGATGCAGAATTTCATTTCATCAGAAAAATACTTTCAGTGAATCCAAAAATTTCGCAGGCACTCTTCGAAGCAGATCCTACATTACTACAAAGTGCTGCAGAAAGTTATGTGAAAACCTATCGCGAGTTATTTGAACTATTAAGCAAAGAAACATACGAACTCTCAGAAATGATGAACACTATGTTTACTGGTGAAAATGCTCTGATTGAAAAATTTAATTTAACTTTAGATTTGTTTAATACGGGTTATTCTACTATCCCATCCACTGTTTTGTTACCTGTAACAGAATGGGCATTAAAAAAATCCAAATCTTTGTTAGATGAATACAAACAGATATTTGGTTCTCCTTATTCTGGTGTTGGCAATAGTTTAGACAAACTAGAAACAAAACAAACAGAACTCACTGCCAAATACGGTCACGAACTTTCAGCACAAAAAAATAAAGATGAGATGGCTTCACAGGGAAGTGAAACCATTCGCGCGGGGATCGATACCAAAGCTCTTAAAGTGGAACTTATGAATTCGGCAAGCCAAATTCTAAACTATTCCCAAGCAGATCCAGATTCAGTAAAAGAGTTTTCTACCCTAATGGTAAAACTCAAATCCTTTAAAAACCCTTTGGATCCAGAACCAGACAATCGCAAAATCAGAAGAACCATTGCTAAAACTTATTGGGAAGTGTATAAAAAATCTTTCTCCAAATGGCTACAGTCGGGCAAACAAGCCCCTAAAGCCGTGGAACTTATGTTACGTTACGGTTACTTCGACGAAAGCTTACTTGACGAAGGCCATATTGTAGAATTAGTGAGTCGATTGCACCAAGGGGGAGGAAACCCAACAGCTCCCATCCACTACGGAACGGATTGGCTTGAAAAAATATACTCACGGGAAGTCCCCACTTCAGTGGACGAACTCGGGCAAACATTCTTTGAAAAACTCAAAATGGATTTAAAAGATTCAGGGATTAAATCGGAAAAAGACATCCCACCTGATTATGATACAGGGGACGCAAGGCTTGGATCTGAAATCTCTTCCATGTATGAACCTAACGTACGTTTGACCTCAGGTAATATTGCGAGTCACTTCCCTATTTTGACAAAATACCATATTACGATCCCCTTGGAAAAATGTTTTGTTTCCAAAGATGATGTGGAAAAAGCACTCCAATACATCTTAGGTGTAGATTATACTGCCTTCAACCGAGAAGTGATTTACCGCAATGAAGAACTCGGAATCAAAAGTGAATTTGTACAAAGGTCCATCATTCCAGACTTCATCCTCGTACCGTCGATTGGTCCCAAAATTATGATGTGGCAAGACCTTTCCATTTTCCGTGGTGCTGGGTCCAAAGAATCTAGAGGTAGAATTTGTATCCCACACTTTGTGACGGGAGATTTAAAAACCTTTATGTTGGAAGCCATCGCCGCTTTTCGTTGGGAACTTTGTAAAAATATCCTAGGTCCCGATTGGAACAACGTCGGTATTCCATCCATTACAGCAGATTACACGGATTATGTGCAGTTCTTCAAAAAGAGTAAAGACCTTTCCCCAGAACTCAAAGAGAAAATTTCCTCGGAATTCAAACGATTCCGTACAGACCGCGACAAATTTGCTTACGACTACTCTATGTGGATTCGTTATGAAGCAGAAGGCGTACAAAGGGTCAACCGTGTGGTTCGCTCCATCTTTTATCGCCACATCCCATTCCATAAAAACATCAGAGAAAAGGTGAGCACACAACCGGCCTACGCAGAACTCCACAACCGATTCAAAAACGTGCGCACTCGCCAACACAAGGAATTCGAAAACAAATACAAAAAGTATATGGATGCCAGCGGAAACCTGCCCAAAGAACTTTATGAGAATTTGACTTTTTACGAAGTTTAA
- a CDS encoding NAD(P)/FAD-dependent oxidoreductase codes for MEAIQKVDVAIIGGSFSGLSAALSLVRSLRQVLVIDSEKPCNANTPASHNFITHDGKPPGEIRALALKDLKQYSNFQLTIGEVESIETVDGGFILQGNGFKKVQTDKIIFATGLKDILPEIPGFLSSWGKSVIHCPYCHGYENIGNTTGLWMNEEGVFEHSKFLKHWSKQLTVYTNGPIQFSKEEKIKLETEGISIITEVVKSLVHNEGVISAIQLASGKEIPIQALYTRLPIVQNSKLPEQLGCKLLPSGHIEVTNFYETSVPGVCAVGDMASMFRSVAHAVHSGNIAGAMLNRSMILS; via the coding sequence ATGGAAGCCATTCAAAAAGTCGATGTTGCCATCATTGGGGGAAGTTTTTCCGGACTCTCCGCCGCTTTGTCTTTAGTTCGATCATTAAGACAGGTTCTTGTCATTGATTCAGAAAAACCATGTAACGCCAACACACCTGCCTCGCATAACTTCATCACCCATGATGGAAAACCTCCGGGCGAAATTCGGGCTTTGGCTTTAAAAGATTTAAAACAGTATTCGAATTTTCAACTAACGATAGGCGAAGTTGAATCCATTGAAACAGTAGATGGTGGTTTTATTTTGCAAGGAAATGGATTTAAAAAAGTCCAAACAGATAAAATTATTTTTGCTACTGGCCTGAAAGACATCCTTCCGGAGATTCCAGGATTTCTTTCCTCCTGGGGAAAATCTGTCATTCACTGCCCCTATTGCCATGGTTACGAAAACATAGGCAATACAACCGGGCTTTGGATGAATGAAGAAGGAGTATTCGAACATTCTAAATTTCTAAAGCACTGGTCAAAACAATTGACTGTTTATACAAACGGACCGATACAATTTTCGAAAGAAGAAAAAATCAAATTAGAAACAGAAGGGATCTCTATCATTACAGAAGTGGTAAAGTCTCTTGTTCATAATGAAGGAGTAATCTCTGCTATCCAATTGGCTTCCGGAAAGGAAATTCCAATCCAAGCACTGTATACAAGATTACCAATTGTACAAAATTCAAAACTACCAGAACAACTTGGCTGTAAGCTTCTACCTAGTGGGCATATCGAAGTAACCAATTTTTATGAAACGAGTGTTCCGGGAGTTTGTGCAGTGGGAGACATGGCATCGATGTTTCGATCGGTTGCTCATGCAGTCCACTCCGGAAACATAGCAGGAGCCATGCTCAACCGTTCGATGATTCTATCGTAA
- a CDS encoding tetratricopeptide repeat protein — protein MSSSSFQLSLDLAKDHFKIGDLDRAEFHLRSSLELEESEEAYFYLGLVQNALGQWSDALTSYYKAVSLNHEYGNPCNEIGVLLLRMGNDKEAVYWLKKSIRCERNDAPHISYFNLATLYKLWNRPERSLQYLHKALTLKKDFLEANDLWRELKSDEEAPSN, from the coding sequence TTGTCTTCTAGTTCTTTCCAACTTTCATTAGATTTAGCAAAAGACCATTTTAAAATCGGCGATTTAGACCGAGCTGAATTCCATCTCCGTTCCAGTTTAGAATTGGAAGAATCCGAAGAAGCCTATTTTTATTTAGGTTTGGTGCAAAATGCCCTCGGCCAATGGAGTGATGCTCTGACTTCTTATTATAAGGCAGTCAGCTTAAACCATGAATACGGCAATCCTTGCAATGAAATCGGAGTTCTATTGTTACGTATGGGCAATGATAAGGAAGCCGTATATTGGCTTAAAAAATCCATTCGTTGCGAACGTAACGATGCCCCGCATATTTCTTATTTTAACTTAGCTACACTTTACAAATTGTGGAATCGACCAGAAAGATCCTTACAATACCTTCACAAAGCCTTAACTCTTAAAAAAGATTTTTTAGAAGCCAATGACCTTTGGAGAGAATTGAAATCGGATGAAGAGGCTCCTTCGAATTAA
- the dxs gene encoding 1-deoxy-D-xylulose-5-phosphate synthase: MPSYPYLDKIQFPEDLRKITEAELPEVCHDLREYIIDTLSDVGGHFASNLGVVELTVALHYVFQTPTDKIIWDVGHQTYPHKILTGRKKELPTVRKWQGLSGFPKREESAYDLYNTGHAGTSISQALGEACARDLLGKDYKVAAVIGDASIATGMALEAMNHGGHIKPNMLVILNDNYMSISKNVGSISNYLNRIISSQIYNKGKTAFYSFLKWIPLIGPALQALAHNMETSFKHFMMRPGGLFEDLGFTYFGPIDGHDVNRVVQMLQNLSKIQGPILLHVLTQKGKGYKPAEADPIKYHGVTPFNKESGKMASSDSNKIGLSKIVGKTLTDLTDKDKRIAVITPAMIEGSGLREYQETYPSHTFDVGIAEQHSVAFAGAMTSGGAIPYMCIYSTFLTRAMDQLVEDVSLMNLPVRFVIDRAGIVGPDGETHQGLSDLGYLAGLPNMDIIVPSSAQDIIDSLHFMKDYTDHPIAIRFPKDNGDLRELKFDSPFSVTKGKGRLIKEGEDLLILSVGFMLPIANSVAEILKAKGMNVSVVDLFWLRPYDTDLVHGQIQKNKRFVILDESYIHAGASGFLLNEIPSSLLGKFLKTFALPPEPIHHGERNQILDHYRLTATQIADELVETLKK, translated from the coding sequence ATGCCATCGTATCCTTATCTCGACAAAATCCAATTTCCGGAAGACCTTAGAAAGATAACAGAAGCAGAACTCCCCGAGGTCTGCCATGACCTTCGGGAATACATCATCGACACCCTCTCCGATGTGGGAGGGCACTTTGCTAGTAACCTAGGTGTTGTGGAACTTACTGTTGCCCTACACTACGTCTTCCAAACTCCAACAGATAAAATCATTTGGGATGTGGGTCACCAAACCTATCCTCATAAAATCCTTACTGGTCGTAAAAAAGAGCTCCCCACTGTTCGTAAGTGGCAGGGTCTTTCTGGTTTTCCCAAACGAGAAGAGTCTGCATACGATTTGTACAACACAGGCCATGCGGGGACTTCGATCTCCCAAGCATTGGGTGAGGCTTGTGCCCGTGACCTTCTAGGAAAAGATTATAAAGTAGCGGCAGTCATTGGCGACGCCTCCATCGCTACAGGAATGGCACTCGAAGCCATGAATCATGGCGGACATATCAAACCGAATATGTTAGTCATTTTGAATGATAACTATATGTCGATTTCCAAAAATGTGGGATCCATTTCCAATTATCTCAATAGAATTATTTCATCTCAAATCTATAACAAAGGTAAGACGGCATTTTATAGTTTTTTAAAATGGATTCCTCTGATTGGGCCCGCTTTACAAGCGCTAGCCCACAATATGGAAACTTCGTTTAAACATTTTATGATGCGTCCCGGTGGACTTTTTGAAGATTTGGGATTCACCTACTTTGGACCTATTGATGGACATGATGTGAACCGTGTGGTTCAGATGTTACAAAATCTTTCTAAAATTCAAGGTCCCATTCTTTTGCATGTATTAACCCAAAAAGGGAAAGGATACAAACCTGCAGAAGCCGATCCTATCAAATACCATGGTGTGACACCGTTTAACAAAGAATCTGGGAAAATGGCTTCTTCCGATTCAAATAAGATTGGCCTTTCCAAAATTGTTGGAAAAACACTGACCGATTTAACCGACAAAGACAAACGGATCGCAGTCATTACGCCTGCGATGATTGAAGGGTCGGGTCTACGCGAATACCAAGAAACATATCCATCTCATACCTTTGATGTGGGAATAGCCGAACAACATTCCGTTGCATTTGCCGGTGCTATGACAAGCGGTGGTGCCATTCCGTACATGTGTATTTATTCCACATTTCTAACAAGGGCTATGGACCAACTTGTAGAAGATGTATCCCTTATGAATTTGCCTGTTCGGTTCGTGATCGATAGGGCAGGGATTGTTGGCCCCGATGGAGAAACTCACCAAGGACTCTCGGATCTTGGGTATTTGGCTGGCCTTCCGAATATGGACATCATTGTTCCCAGTTCTGCCCAAGATATCATTGATAGCCTTCATTTTATGAAGGATTATACGGATCATCCTATTGCCATTCGTTTCCCGAAAGACAACGGCGACTTACGCGAGTTAAAGTTTGATTCCCCATTTTCAGTGACCAAAGGAAAGGGAAGACTGATAAAGGAAGGAGAGGATTTGCTAATTCTTTCCGTTGGATTTATGTTACCGATTGCCAATTCGGTCGCAGAAATTCTGAAGGCAAAGGGAATGAACGTTTCCGTCGTGGATCTTTTTTGGTTACGACCTTATGATACGGACCTGGTCCATGGACAAATTCAAAAGAACAAACGGTTTGTGATTCTGGATGAAAGTTACATCCATGCCGGTGCCTCTGGATTCCTTCTGAATGAAATCCCATCTTCTCTTTTGGGTAAGTTCTTAAAAACCTTCGCACTTCCTCCCGAACCCATCCACCATGGGGAAAGGAATCAGATTTTGGACCATTACCGACTGACAGCGACCCAAATCGCAGATGAATTGGTAGAGACCTTAAAAAAATAA